A genomic stretch from Mycosarcoma maydis chromosome 3, whole genome shotgun sequence includes:
- a CDS encoding uncharacterized protein (related to Cytochrome P450) has product MPAFPSSSAANSAGRHIELRSDNAYVQHLVHVINTVLERTGLALPVLVLTLLFLTIKYHNRTIFAKPPRKELYSPPAWPLIGHTLQAMKYTDNILDWFLEQSRKHPVGFSASIAGTGSGQMNFIYRPEYIEYVQKTNFENFEKGQAVKTRFSDLLGQNGIFNSDGHVWKTQRKMASHIFSVYQFRTWVQTVVQREMDSVVGILDALTEGKSSSDPATLLLPDLFFRYTLSSFGKMAFGSDIDCLSADPSCLEREVEFSNAFDFVQMVIDKRFRKPMWQLIERFSSEGRKNARMVKKINSFSGQIIEQRLREREAGIQKEKMTSDGKEGKDLLDLFMDITTDRDDLISVVLNFIIAGRDTTAQGLSWLFYELMKNPQYVEEIRSEIRNVLGNTDGSIRKLDYDTTKDLVFTQACFNEAIRLHPPVPKNGKRAIKDDVVVPQGPTAAGLPPIKIYAGELLSWSDWVIARNPEVWGPDCCEFKPMRFIETVTNEDGTKTRSLKNFGQWKFHVFNGGPRLCLGMTLANYEALSIIAAVMNRYDFGWGTKAQGQTADWPLKYLPSVTHPSQMYTATVVRRDELM; this is encoded by the coding sequence ATGCCCGCCTTCCCTTCCTCCAGCGCCGCAAATTCGGCAGGTAGGCATATTGAGCTCCGCTCAGATAATGCATACGTCCAACATCTCGTTCATGTCATCAACACGGTACTTGAGCGAACAGGCTTGGCTCTCCCTGTGCTCGTCCTCACGCTACTGTTCCTCACCATCAAGTACCACAATCGAACCATCTTCGCCAAGCCACCGCGCAAAGAGCTCTACTCTCCACCAGCGTGGCCCCTCATCGGCCATACGCTTCAGGCCATGAAATATACAGATAATATCCTCGACTGGTTCCTGGAACAGTCACGTAAGCATCCTGTCGGCTTTTCTGCCTCTATCGCAGGCACAGGCTCGGGTCAGATGAACTTCATCTATCGTCCCGAGTACATTGAATATGTGCAAAAGACCAACTTCGAAAACTTCGAAAAGGGACAAGCGGTCAAGACCCGCTTTTCCGATCTTCTCGGCCAGAACGGCATATTCAATTCGGATGGCCATGTATGGAAGACGCAGCGCAAGATGGCGTCCCACATCTTTTCCGTGTACCAGTTTCGCACCTGGGTTCAGACAGTGGTCCAGCGAGAGATGGACAGTGTCGTTGGCATCCTTGATGCACTGACGGAAGGCAAATCGAGCAGTGATCCGGCTACTCTGCTTCTTCCCGACCTCTTTTTCCGTTACACGCTGTCGTCGTTTGGCAAGATGGCATTTGGTTCCGACATTGACTGCCTCAGCGCCGATCCGAGTTGCCTCGAACGCGAGGTCGAATTTTCCAATGCCTTTGACTTTGTGCAGATGGTGATTGATAAGCGCTTCCGCAAGCCCATGTGGCAGCTGATTGAGCGTTTCTCCTCCGAGGGACGCAAGAATGCCAGGATGGTGAAGAAGATCAACAGCTTTTCAGGGCAGATTATCGAACAACGTCTACGCGAGAGGGAAGCAGGCATTCAGAAGGAGAAGATGACCTCGGATGGCAAGGAGGGTAAGGATCTGCTCGACCTGTTCATGGATATCACCACAGACCGTGACGACCTTATCTCGGTGGTGCTCAACTTCATCATTGCTGGTCGTGATACCACTGCGCAGGGTCTATCCTGGCTGTTCTACGAGCTGATGAAGAATCCGCAATACGTGGAAGAGATCCGTTCAGAGATTCGGAACGTCCTTGGCAACACAGATGGCAGCATTCGCAAACTCGATTATGACACCACTAAGGATCTCGTCTTTACTCAGGCTTGCTTCAATGAAGCGATTCGTCTGCATCCACCGGTACCCAAAAATGGCAAGCGTGCCATCAAGGACGATGTTGTTGTGCCTCAAGGTCCAACAGCTGCTGGACTTCCCCCGATCAAGATCTACGCCGGTGAATTGCTTTCGTGGTCTGACTGGGTCATCGCTCGCAACCCAGAAGTGTGGGGCCCGGATTGTTGTGAATTCAAACCAATGCGCTTCATCGAGACGGTAACGAATGAAGACGGTACCAAAACTCGTAGCCTCAAGAATTTCGGTCAGTGGAAGTTCCACGTTTTCAATGGCGGGCCTCGTCTCTGCCTTGGTATGACCCTGGCCAACTACGAGGCGCTGAGCATAATTGCTGCTGTCATGAACCGATACGATTTCGGATGGGGTACCAAAGCGCAAGGACAGACAGCTGACTGGCCACTCAAGTATCTGCCTTCTGTGACGCACCCCTCACAAATGTACACTGCCACTGTTGTACGACGTGATGAGTTGATGTAG
- a CDS encoding putative phosphomannomutase produces the protein MTPNVLTQAKAWLEKDPDPITKNRLSILIDSNDTEQLQASFNGRLEFGTAGLRGIMGVGPSKMNLLTVLETSAGLAEYLLKSDKDKVITKGVAIAFDGRFGSKEFAYSSAQHFAFRGIPSHIYPTPTPTPMCGYAVKKLGLAGGIVVTASHNPKEYNGYKVYGPAGTQINTPVDGLIADEILKIAQQTQPPTLRDLEECKSKGIIKEFGDEMLTSYIKDVQLLNTFSSAAVHGKGAPISIAYSPLHGVGAPSIERLSNEVIGLTEGVNFWISQEQRKPDGAFPTLEFPNPEELSTLELVHKLSEQHQTGLAIVNDPDADRLAVSARDQTGKLRALTGDQLGALLGDEVLRRAAKAHGGKAGIWTLSTIVSSRLLARLSGHWGGHHVETLTGFKWLGNVARGIEAREGAGSFGFGYEEALGYMAASSVWDKDGLSSYLLIVSMAFDLAREGKTLWDRLEELHRLVGLSVTMQKIIKLSPTMKGTDVMTKLRADLDAGKNHVTDKAGAKSYAFSLVDDLKTRPAYDQAKAEGGDLSIPKNDVLRFYVPPSHVDPAAAKRDQQEIMLGDVRVIVRPSGTEPKVKIYTEALGQIKKDEHYSDAVQRVTKELEEVVDAFWDWMS, from the coding sequence ATGACACCCAACGTGCTGACTCAGGCCAAAGCTTGGCTCGAGAAGGATCCTGATCCGATTACCAAGAACCGGCTTTCCATCCTGATCGATAGCAATGACACCGAACAGCTGCAAGCAAGTTTCAACGGCCGACTGGAGTTCGGAACTGCTGGTCTGCGAGGTATCATGGGTGTCGGTCCCAGCAAAATGAACCTCCTCACCGTGCTAGAAACTAGCGCAGGCTTAGCAGAATACCTGCTCAAGAGTGACAAGGACAAAGTCATCACCAAAGGTGTTGCTATTGCCTTTGATGGTCGATTCGGCAGCAAGGAATTTGCCTATTCGTCAGCGCAGCACTTTGCCTTCCGTGGTATTCCTTCGCATATCTATCCGACTCCCACGCCTACGCCCATGTGTGGCTATGCGGTCAAGAAGTTGGGACTTGCGGGAGGCATCGTTGTCACCGCCAGTCACAATCCCAAAGAGTACAATGGCTACAAGGTGTACGGCCCCGCCGGTACTCAGATCAATACCCCTGTTGATGGCCTTATCGCTGACGAGATCCTAAAGATCGCTCAGCAAACCCAACCACCCACACTGCGCGATCTGGAAGAGTGCAAGAGCAAGGGCATCATCAAGGAGTTTGGCGATGAGATGCTGACCAGCTATATCAAGGACGTTCAGCTTCTCAACACGTTCAGTAGCGCTGCAGTTCATGGCAAAGGCGCACCCATTAGCATCGCCTACAGTCCGCTTCACGGTGTCGGTGCGCCTTCGATTGAGCGATTGTCCAACGAGGTAATTGGCCTTACGGAAGGTGTCAACTTCTGGATCTCGCAAGAGCAGAGGAAGCCAGATGGTGCTTTCCCAACGCTCGAATTCCCAAACCCCGAAGAactctcgacgctcgagctggtgcaTAAGCTCTCTGAACAACACCAGACAGGATTGGCTATCGTTAACGACCCGGACGCAGATCGTCTCGCCGTTTCCGCGCGCGATCAAACTGGAAAACTCCGTGCTCTCACTGGCGATCAGCTCGGCGCTCTGCTCGGCGATGAGGTTCTTCGACGTGCGGCAAAAGCGCATGGTGGTAAGGCTGGCATTTGGACGTTGAGCACCATCGTTTCGAGTCGTCTCCTCGCTCGTCTTTCCGGACACTGGGGCGGCCACCacgtcgagacgctcaccGGATTCAAGTGGCTTGGTAACGTTGCTCGTGGTATTGAAGCACGAGAGGGTGCGGGATCTTTTGGTTTCGGTTACGAGGAGGCGCTCGGCTACATGGCTGCCAGCTCCGTTTGGGACAAGGACGGACTGTCGTCCTACTTACTGATCGTGTCTATGGCATTCGACCTTGCCAGAGAAGGCAAGACGCTGTGGGATCGTTTGGAGGAGCTGCATCGCCTTGTTGGTCTCTCTGTTACCATGCAGAAGATCATCAAGCTCAGCCCTACCATGAAGGGAACGGATGTTATGACCAAGCTTCGtgccgatctcgatgcGGGCAAAAATCATGTCACGGACAAGGCTGGGGCCAAATCATATGCGttcagcttggtcgacgaTTTGAAGACAAGACCTGCTTACGACCAGGCAAAAGCCGAAGGTGGCGATCTTAGCATCCCCAAAAACGACGTGCTTAGGTTTTATGTACCTCCCAGCCACGTTGATCCTGCCGCTGCGAAGCGTGATCAACAAGAGATCATGCTTGGAGACGTCCGTGTCATTGTCCGACCGTCGGGCACAGAACCCAAGGTCAAGATCTACACTGAAGCTCTAGGTCAGATCAAGAAGGATGAACATTACTCGGATGCGGTACAACGTGTCACaaaggagctcgaggaggTTGTAGATGCTTTCTGGGATTGGATGAGCTAA
- a CDS encoding uncharacterized protein (related to HTD2 - mitochondrial 3-hydroxyacyl-thioester dehydratase) translates to MLRLAQPQRFLHASSRSLKVIVPSVQSRSFSWSRTRCSSLDDWTRTIQAQATTMHDTADLNKARQVLLVLPKLSGPSSKVACSRSLIDKHNGEDVIALQRGSNMPLGSELVLFNPLLSESTLGADGTERSFGPPGGLDQRMWAGGSFEFEQGKQLKVGQDVQCNVTVESVLLKQGAKTGTMVLVTRKLVYEGAEGIVSTERRTHIYRKQRPADQRKYVPPPADKRPKATEVEEKPSDFGFDYHATRAALFRYSAATFNAHRIHLDPEYCRNEEGHPDCLVHGPLTATLLLNLIATAAREASGQVKSFEYRATSPLTVEQIVRLRGGWQDHDRKQASLWALNEAGTVCMTAKATLF, encoded by the exons ATGTTacgactcgctcaaccACAACGCTTCCTGCATGCTTCATCGAGGAGCCTCAAGGTCATAGTCCCATCTGTGCAATCGCGCAGCTTTTCGTGGAGTCGTACAAGATGCTCAAGTCTAGACGACTGGACGCGCACCATCCAGGCACAGGCGACCACGATGCATGATACAGCTGACTTGAACAAAGCGCGTCAGGTACTGCTCGTTCTGCCAAAACTCTCCGGACCATCGTCCAAAGTGGCTTGTTCACGAAGCCTGATAGACAAACACAACGGTGAAGATGTCATTGCACTTCAAAGAGGCTCAAATATGCCCCTTGGATCAGAATTGGTACTGTTCAACCCACTGCTCAGCGAAAGTACGCTCGGCGCAGATGGTACCGAGAGAAGCTTCGGACCACCAGGAGGACTGGATCAGCGCATGTGGGCCGGTGGCTCGTTTGAATTCGAGCAGGgaaagcagctcaaagTGGGACAAGATGTACAATGCAATGTGACAGTCGAGAGTGTTCTTCTCAAGCAAGGCGCCAAGACCGGAACGATGGTCCTGGTCACACGGAAGCTGGTATACGAGGGCGCAGAGGGAATCGTATCGACAGAAAGAAGGACTCATATTTACAGGAAGCAGAGGCCAGCTGATCAGCGCAAATATGTCCCACCACCTGCGGACAAGAGGCCAAAGGCCACAGAAG TGGAAGAAAAGCCATCTGATTTTGGCTTCGATTATCATGCTACTCGAGCAGCCCTGTTCCGCTACTCGGCGGCGACTTTCAACGCGCATCGCATCCATCTGGACCCGGAATACTGCCGCAATGAAGAAGGTCACCCAG ACTGTCTCGTTCACGGCCCGCTGACAGCAACATTACTGCTAAACCTGATagccacagcagcacgtGAAGCGTCGGGACAGGTGAAAAGTTTCGAGTATCGTGCCACGTCACCTCTGACCGTCGAGCAAATAGTGCGACTTCGTGGTGGGTGGCAGGATCATGACAGAAAGCAAGCATCGTTGTGGGCTCTCAATGAAGCCGGCACTGTGTGCATGACAGCCAAAGCCACCTTGTTCTAA
- a CDS encoding peptide-methionine (R)-S-oxide reductase (related to MXR2 - Methionine-R-sulfoxide reductase): MALTRSSHRSIPLINTLTLSRRTLLGTGAIVACIAAISSGHLHTISATRASSSAAAPFKSHLRLFSSSPATAFKMGSTASSRSAPESFPKGMSDSEWRTKLNPEQFRILREKGTEMAGTGKYNKHYPKDGVYTCAGCDSPLYKATTKFDSGCGWPAFFDAIPGAIDRHSDRSWGMERIEITCKNCGGHLGHVFKGEGFNTPTNERHCVNSVSINFDKDEAKI, translated from the coding sequence ATGGCTTTAACTCGCTCTAGCCATCGATCCATACCACTTATCAACACGCTCACACTGAGCCGAAGGACACTCCTCGGTACCGGTGCTATCGTTGCTTGTATCGCTGCCATCTCGTCTGGCCATTTGCATACAATCAGTGCGACCAGGGCCAGTTCTTCAGCCGCAGCGCCCTTCAAATCCCACCTCCGTCTGTTTTCCTCCTCCCCAGCGACGGCATTCAAAATGGGCTCCACTGCCTCTTCACGGTCAGCTCCCGAGTCTTTCCCCAAGGGTATGTCCGACTCAGAATGGCGTACCAAGCTCAACCCGGAGCAGTTCCGCATCTTGCGTGAAAAGGGTACCGAAATGGCGGGCACGGGAAAGTACAACAAGCACTACCCCAAGGATGGCGTCTACACGTGTGCTGGCTGCGACTCGCCGCTTTACAAGGCGACGACCAAGTTCGACTCGGGCTGCGGATGGCCCGCCTTCTTTGACGCTATCCCAGGCGCAATTGACCGACACTCAGACAGGAGTTGGGGCATGGAGCGTATTGAGATCACTTGCAAGAACTGCGGCGGTCACTTGGGCCACGTCTTTAAAGGAGAAGGCTTCAATACTCCCACTAATGAGCGTCACTGTGTTAacagcgtctcgatcaactTTGACAAGGATGAGGCCAAAATTTAA
- a CDS encoding putative monooxygenase has protein sequence MGSINYDDSSVLDMLIVGAGISGINAAYRLQDELPDKKYLILETREKIGGTWDLFKYPGIRSDSDLHTFGYAFKEWTGADIAEGREILAYLNKVADDNGISQNIRFKTKVTNADWSSEERCWFVTATQDGEQKQYRTRFLYTCTGYYDYDSALKADIPGIQNFKGKIVHPQFWDLKEDDYRGKRVAVIGSGATAITLIPSMADVTKDITLVQRSPTYILSLEKYDPIAKVLRAVLPQKVAAFVIRQKNIARIYASYHIFRTFPGVAKKILGKLTKMQLPSDIPLDPHFKPSYNPWDQRLCICPDGDFYKTLREGKAHIATGHIDQVTNNEIILKNGERIPCDIIVTATGLKLHVGGKITSTVDKKPILSNERFVWKGCMIEDLPNYAISIGYTNASWTLGSDCTAQYVVRLLKHMDKYHKSMAVPKPNNRDQLTEGPLLNLNSTYVKKAEKDLPKAATTGPWRMRTNYWYDLVQAKYGAYDELVFQ, from the coding sequence ATGGGCTCCATCAACTACGACGATTCGAGcgtgctcgacatgctcaTCGTTGGTGCCGGTATCTCGGGCATCAACGCCGCCTACCGTCTTCAGGACGAGCTTCCCGACAAGAAGTACTTGATTCTTGAGACCCGAGAGAAGATCGGTGGAACCTGGGATCTTTTCAAGTATCCCGGTATCCGATCCGACTCGGATCTCCACACGTTTGGCTATGCCTTCAAGGAGTGGACCGGTGCTGACATTGCCGAGGGCAGAGAGATCCTCGCCTATCTCAACAAGGTTGCCGACGACAACGGCATTTCTCAGAACATCCGTTTCAAGACCAAGGTGACCAACGCCGACTGGTCCAGCGAGGAGCGATGCTGGTTCGTCACTGCTACCCAGGACGGCGAGCAAAAGCAGTACCGCACCCGTTTCCTCTACACTTGCACCGGGTACTACGACTATGATTCAGCTCTCAAGGCCGATATCCCTGGCATCCAAAACTTCAAGGGCAAGATTGTACACCCGCAATTTTGGGATCTCAAGGAGGATGACTATCGTGGCAAGCGCGTCGCCGTCATCGGCTCGGGTGCCACTGCTATCACTCTGATCCCCTCAATGGCCGACGTGACCAAGGATATTACGCTCGTTCAGCGCTCTCCTACCTACATTCTCTCGCTCGAAAAGTATGATCCGATTGCCAAGGTGCTCCGTGCCGTTTTGCCACAAAAGGTGGCTGCGTTTGTCATCCGTCAAAAGAACATTGCTCGTATCTACGCCTCATACCACATCTTCCGCACCTTCCCTGGCGTTGCCAAGAAAATCCTCGGCAAGTTGACCAAAATGCAGCTACCCAGCGATATCCCGCTTGACCCTCACTTTAAGCCGAGCTACAACCCGTGGGACCAGCGTCTCTGCATCTGCCCCGACGGTGACTTTTATAAGACGCTTCGCGAGGGCAAGGCGCACATCGCCACTGGTCACATTGACCAAGTGACCAACAACGAGATCATCCTCAAGAACGGCGAGCGCATTCCATGCGACATTATCGTCACTGCCACCGGCCTCAAGCTGCACGTTGGTGGAAAGATCACGAGCACGGTCGACAAGAAGCCCATTCTTTCCAACGAGCGCTTTGTCTGGAAGGGATGCATGATTGAGGATCTGCCCAACTACGCGATTTCGATCGGCTACACCAACGCCTCGTGGACTCTGGGCTCTGACTGCACCGCTCAGTACGTGGTGCGCCTGCTCAAGCACATGGACAAGTACCACAAGTCGATGGCGGTGCCCAAGCCCAATAACCGCGATCAGCTCACCGAAGGTCCTCTGCTCAATCTGAATTCGACCTACGTCAAGAAGGCCGAGAAAGATTTGCCCAAGGCTGCCACCACCGGTCCCTGGAGGATGCGTACCAACTACTGGTACGACCTGGTACAAGCCAAGTATGGTGCTTATGACGAACTTGTCTTCCAGTAG
- a CDS encoding putative glucosamine-6-phosphate isomerase: MRYIIRDDKAAVGKFVGEYVAKRINAHFQVTDRAFVLGCPTGSSPLETYKTLIQIHREGRVSFKNVITFNMDEYVALPKSHPESYHSFMWNNFFSHIDIQPQNVHILDGNAPDLVEECNQYEAKIQAVGGIDLFMAGVGSDGHIAFNEPGSSLASRTRIKTLAYDTVLDNSRFFDNDPLKVPRMALTVGVQTVMDAREILVIIVGQHKAHALAKCVEEGVNHMNTVSCIQLHPNALLVSDEDATSELRVRTVRYFKGIERAQEEIEKLYGLHGHKKTPSSSGSPIVNGTIN, encoded by the exons ATGCGGTACATCATCCGAGACGACAAGGCGGCGGTTGGCAAATTT GTCGGCGAATACGTAGCAAAACGCATCAACGCCCACTTTCAAGTCACCGATCGAGCTTTCGTTCTCGGCTGCCCGACTGGCTCTTCGCCGCTCGAGACGTACAAAACTCTGATTCAGATCCACCGCGAAGGGCGCGTCTCGTTCAAAAATGTCATCACTTTCAACATGGACGAGTATGTTGCCTTGCCTAAATCGCACCCGGAATCCTACCACTCGTTCATGTGGAACAACTTTTTCAGCCACATCGACATTCAGCCTCAAAACGTGCACATCCTTGATGGCAACGCACCCGATCTCGTCGAAGAGTGCAACCAGTACGAAGCCAAGATTCAAGCTGTCGGAGGAATCGATCTCTTTATGGCCGGTGTAGGATCAGATGGTCACATTGCTTTCAACGAACCCGGCTCTTCGCTTGCTTCCAGGACGAGGATCAAGACACTAGCGTACGATACCGTCTTGGACAACTCGAGGTTCTTCGACAACGACCCGCTCAAAGTTCCAAGGATGGCACTGACAGTGGGTGTGCAGACCGTCATGGATGCTCGAGAGATCCTGGTCATCATCGTGGGTCAACACAAGGCACATGCTTTGGCAAAGTGCGTCGAAGAAGGCGTCAACCATATGAACACGGTTTCCTGCATTCAGTTGCATCCGAATGCGCTGCTCGTttcggacgaggatgctACCTCAGAATTGCGCGTTAGAACGGTGAGATACTTCAAAGGCATTGAAAGGGCGCAGGAGGAAATCGAAAAGCTCTATGGTCTGCACGGCCACAAAAAGACCCCTTCTAGCAGCGGTAGCCCTATCGTTAACGGTACGATCAACTGA
- a CDS encoding putative adenylyl-sulfate kinase, protein MATNITFHPGHVSYDERAELLSQQGLTIWLTGLSASGKSTIATALEQHLLSLKKSAYRLDGDNIRFGLNKDLGFSPQDREENIRRISEVSLLFASSTTITITSFISPYKADREIARKLHEAHVPKLPFVEVFVDASIETCESRDPKGLYKKAKAGEIKEFTGISAPYEKPEQPEIHIDADKTSIEDAVRIITEYLINKGYLKL, encoded by the coding sequence ATGGCTACCAACATCACCTTCCACCCTGGTCACGTTTCGTACGATGAGCGAGCCGAACTGCTCTCCCAGCAGGGACTCACGATCTGGCTCACTGGTCTCTCGGCTTCGGGCAAGTCGACCATTGCAACTGCCCTCGAGCAGCACCTCCTCTCGCTCAAGAAGTCTGCTTACCGTCTGGATGGTGACAACATCCGCTTTGGTCTGAACAAGGACCTTGGCTTCTCTCCCCAGGACCGCGAGGAGAACATCCGACGTATCTCTGAAGTCTCGTTGCTCTTTGCCTCGTCGActaccatcaccatcacgtCATTCATCTCGCCCTACAAGGCCGACCGTGAGATTGCAAGGAAGCTTCACGAAGCTCACGTTCCAAAGCTGCCCTTCGTTGAGGTATTTGTTGATGCTAGCATCGAAACCTGCGAAAGCAGGGATCCCAAGGGTCTCTacaagaaggccaaggctGGGGAGATCAAAGAGTTCACCGGCATCTCGGCGCCATACGAGAAGCCCGAACAACCAGAGATCCACATCGACGCCGACAAGACCTCCATCGAGGATGCGGTTCGAATCATCACCGAGTATCTCATCAACAAGGGCTACCTCAAGCTCTAG
- a CDS encoding uncharacterized protein (related to AIM2 - cytoplasmic protein involved in mitochondrial function or organization): MATHNSNQACCSIPPARSDYSPKGSTEKIGGLDAYAIGPKDAKNAIVVVYDIFGFHNATKQGADLLAESTKSRVVMPDFFRGKPFPQDNFPPNTDEKKAALQSFFGAAGDFKARKPELDAIADELKKDGAAKIGLVGFCWGGKLSVLAGGEGTKFTAVAQVHPAMVDAADAEKLTVPIANFPSKDEPQKDVDAFEAAVQKKPFAKDSVYKHYTESHHGWAAARADLTDEANLSNFQDVYQRLANFFNKTLA; this comes from the exons ACAGCAACCAGGCTTGCTGCAGTATCCCTCCTGCCAGGTCGGACTA CTCTCCCAAGGGATCGACTGAAAAGATCGGCGGTCTGGATGCCTACGCGATTGGGCCTAAGGATGCTAAGAACGCGATTGTGGTAGTGTACGATATCTTTGGCTTCCACAATGCCACCAAACAGGGTGCTGACCTGCTTGCCGAGTCGACCAAGTCGCGCGTTGTTATGCCCGACTTTTTCCGCGGCAAGCCTTTCCCGCAGGACAACTTCCCGCCCAACAcggacgagaagaaggctGCCTTGCAGTCGTTCTTCGGAGCCGCCGGTGACTTCAAGGCGCGCAAGCCGGAGCTCGATGCCattgccgacgagctcaagaaggacggAGCGGCCAAGATCGGTCTTGTCGGTTTCTGCTGGGGAGGAAAGCTGAGTGTGCTCGCCGGTGGTGAGGGTACCAAATTCACCGCAGTTGCCCAGGTTCACCCCGCCAtggtcgacgctgccgatgccgagaaGTTGACCGTTCCCATTGCAAATTTCCCGTCCAAGGACGAGCCCCAGAAGGACGTGGATGCTTTCGAGGCCGCAGTGCAAAAGAAGCCGTTCGCCAAGGACAGCGTCTACAAGCACTACACAGAGAGCCACCACGGTTGGGCTGCTGCCAGGGCCGATCTCACCGACGAGGCTAACTTGAGCAACTTCCAGGACGTCTATCAGCGACTGGCGAACTTCTTCAACAAGACCCTTGCTTAA